In Papaver somniferum cultivar HN1 chromosome 1, ASM357369v1, whole genome shotgun sequence, a genomic segment contains:
- the LOC113333149 gene encoding BTB/POZ domain-containing protein At5g48130-like, which yields MSSAVKDLHEFLIMDTTSPKTRALALSPFSSPNVGALLKIKIIAWSQETGLPVSVHVRVGERVYDLHKHPLLSKSGYFKRALLESTDIELPHNFPGGSEVFEMVALFSYSSSTLIDPFNVAALRSAAEFLEMTEEYGTGNLCERSDLYLNQVVLQNWDDTLIVLQKCQTLLPLSEELLIVSRCVESLAFMACMEILDPEHRRERPVITLESMAGQAWSCETVKEIAAQDLWIKDLIALPFRFFQRIIISLRRQGMKDKYVSPIIVFYANKWVLSKKTHQFWESIERTRGEDANNKVSVILQGILDLIPVGDKASRVIPVGFYFALLARALDLGLNEDSTKKLQDQIAPVLHLAVVDDFLLPSSGMESMSSSVELATMESIISTSLSSTANIEQTPSEVNCIVAELWDKYVSQIAADPNMGTKRFMDLIEMVPISYRQSHDHLYRAMNTFLIEHRNISQEEKALVCKYLNCQRLSQETCIEAVQNELMPLRLIVQALFVQQLNTHQAFKDCSDSFRYEKYADFSGSLWSSRYANPTNHLLGETPFKEPNGEEATVRPLAFLMQKDLVVQRSAELSRSDYESTSFRIQTLEQELISLKRSLQWQPISTGSEPIFGRPDIMRPFGLDGRSASKKRNPLGQVTSCIGSVSFASQRKYANRILKVFRRISLIGRGKSSRKTRPGPSVPWPKSM from the exons CATCCATTACTTTCAAAGAGTGGCTACTTTAAGAGGGCATTGCTTGAATCAACTGATATCGAACTACCACATAATTTTCCTGGAGGATCAGAAGTCTTTGAAATGGTCGCTTTATTTAGCTACAGTTCTTCAACTCTGATTGACCCTTTTAACGTTGCAGCTCTCCGGTCTGCGGCTGAGTTTCTTGAAATGACAGAAGAATATGGCACGGGGAACCTCTGTGAACGTTCGGATCTTTATCTTAACCAAGTAGTCTTACAGAATTGGGATGATACCTTAATTGTCCTTCAAAAATGCCAAACACTACTACCTTTGTCTGAAGAGCTTCTGATTGTGAGCCGCTGTGTTGAGTCTCTTGCATTCATGGCTTGCATGGAGATACTTGATCCTGAGCATAGACGGGAAAGGCCAGTTATTACTTTGGAAAGCATGGCTGGTCAAGCTTGGAGCTGCGAAACTGTTAAGGAAATAGCTGCTCAGGATCTGTGGATCAAAGATCTCATTGCACTTCCTTTCAGATTCTTTCAGAGGATAATCATATCCCTAAGAAGACAAGGAATGAAGGATAAATATGTTAGTCCGATAATTGTTTTCTATGCAAATAAATGGGTTCTCTCGAAGAAGACACATCAGTTCTGGGAGAGTATTGAAAGAACAAGAGGGGAAGATGCAAATAACAAGGTTTCAGTGATCTTACAAGGCATACTAGACTTGATTCCGGTAGGAGATAAAGCAAGTAGAGTAATTCCAGTCGGATTTTACTTTGCTTTGTTAGCTAGGGCTCTAGATCTCGGTCTAAATGAGGATAGTACGAAAAAGCTGCAAGATCAGATTGCACCTGTATTGCATTTGGCGGTAGTAGATGATTTTTTGCTTCCTTCCAGTGGGATGGAGTCAATGTCATCTAGCGTGGAGTTGGCTACCATGGAGAGTATAATTTCGACTTCTTTATCATCGACTGCAAATATAGAACAGACACCTTCAGAAGTGAATTGTATTGTGGCAGAACTATGGGATAAGTATGTTTCACAAATAGCTGCAGATCCAAATATGGGGACCAAAAGATTCATGGATCTGATCGAGATGGTACCCATATCATATAGACAGAGTCATGACCATCTCTACAGGGCCATGAACACTTTCCTTATT GAACATCGAAATATATCTCAAGAAGAGAAGGCACTAGTATGCAAATACCTCAATTGCCAGAGACTATCTCAAGAGACATGCATCGAAGCTGTTCAAAATGAGTTGATGCCGCTGCGTTTGATCGTCCAAGCACTTTTTGTTCAGCAGCTGAATACACACCAAGCTTTCAAAGATTGCTCGGATTCTTTCAGGTATGAAAAGTACGCTGACTTCTCAGGAAGCCTCTGGAGCTCAAGATATGCAAACCCTACAAATCACCTTCTTGGAGAAACACCATTTAAAGAACCAAATGGAGAAGAGGCGACAGTTAGGCCATTGGCTTTCTTGATGCAGAAAGATCTTGTAGTGCAGCGATCAGCTGAGTTATCTAGGAGTGATTATGAATCAACAAGCTTCAGGATTCAGACCCTAGAACAGGAGCTAATATCACTGAAGAGAAGCCTTCAATGGCAACCGATCTCCACTGGCTCAGAACCTATATTTGGCAGACCAGATATCATGAGGCCGTTTGGATTGGATGGAAGATCAGCGAGTAAGAAGAGGAATCCACTTGGACAAGTAACAAGTTGCATCGGGTCAGTAAGTTTTGCTTCACAGAGGAAGTATGCCAACAGGATTCTCAAGGTCTTCCGCAGAATATCGTTGATAGGTCGAGGCAAATCAAGCAGAAAAACTAGACCAGGTCCTTCTGTCCCCTGGCCCAAATCAATGTAG